One window of Microcoleus vaginatus PCC 9802 genomic DNA carries:
- a CDS encoding DUF3891 family protein produces MIANLTATGWEIIYHRAHALLAAQLGGQWKRSKSPLRLYETIAAISHHDDLEKEWEENILTEAGAPFDFTLQTETSLPKIKAMAQNALYRGRWVAMLISMHMSFLNEGKRGESKELDEFLDEQLENQKKWRKDLQISEEDAKAAYAFFQWCDRLSLILCSRELPAGERALEISVGPDGKRYDIVQHSNELVTVTPWPFEEDKFTVNVEACLLDKVKFDSNKEIKEALHKAPREVLEWTFVKS; encoded by the coding sequence CCAACTTGGCGGACAGTGGAAGCGCTCGAAATCTCCGCTTCGCCTCTACGAAACCATAGCGGCTATTTCCCATCACGATGATTTGGAGAAAGAGTGGGAAGAAAATATTTTGACTGAAGCGGGCGCGCCCTTTGATTTTACCTTGCAGACGGAAACTTCTCTGCCGAAAATTAAAGCCATGGCGCAGAATGCCCTATATCGCGGTAGGTGGGTAGCAATGCTGATTTCTATGCACATGAGCTTTCTCAATGAAGGAAAGCGGGGAGAGTCGAAGGAACTCGACGAGTTTTTGGACGAGCAACTGGAAAATCAAAAAAAATGGCGCAAAGACTTGCAAATTTCCGAGGAAGATGCTAAGGCAGCTTATGCTTTTTTCCAGTGGTGCGATCGGCTATCATTAATTCTTTGCAGCCGCGAGTTACCCGCCGGAGAACGAGCTTTAGAAATTAGTGTCGGCCCGGACGGCAAGCGCTACGATATTGTACAGCACAGCAACGAACTCGTGACTGTAACTCCTTGGCCTTTTGAAGAAGATAAGTTTACGGTGAACGTCGAAGCGTGCCTTTTGGATAAAGTCAAGTTCGACAGCAACAAGGAAATCAAGGAAGCGTTGCACAAAGCTCCCCGCGAAGTCTTAGAGTGGACTTTTGTGAAGTCTTAA
- a CDS encoding YegS/Rv2252/BmrU family lipid kinase, translating into MERSACLIFNPVAGHSDPDQDLARIQELLEPFIDLDIRLTTPELDADQIAREAVARGVEAIIACGGDGTLSAVAGAIVSTNIPLGIISRGTANAFANALDIPNTIEAACENILGGLTRVVDAATCNGEMPMVLLAGVGFEAETVELADREMKNRWGMLAYILSGIKQLNNLERFEAEIETEDRIISLTAVAVTVANAAPPTSILAQGPAGIIFDDGLLDVTLVAPQNKAGAIAASYHLLQTALSGNPTDRDDIGYLRAKKVTISAEPPQKVVVDGEIIGMTPVCIECVPGGLTIFVPRVEEEQAVEKLTGLADIEITLKPVT; encoded by the coding sequence ATGGAACGTTCAGCTTGCCTAATTTTCAATCCCGTCGCTGGCCACAGCGACCCCGACCAAGACTTAGCTAGAATTCAGGAACTTTTAGAGCCTTTTATTGACTTAGACATTCGGCTGACAACCCCAGAATTAGACGCGGATCAAATCGCCCGCGAAGCTGTTGCTAGGGGAGTTGAGGCAATTATTGCTTGCGGGGGCGACGGCACATTATCTGCTGTTGCTGGGGCAATTGTCAGCACAAATATTCCTTTAGGAATTATTTCGCGGGGAACTGCTAATGCTTTTGCTAATGCTTTAGACATTCCGAATACAATTGAAGCCGCCTGCGAAAATATTTTGGGAGGGTTGACGCGGGTGGTGGATGCGGCGACTTGCAACGGTGAAATGCCGATGGTTTTGTTAGCTGGAGTGGGCTTTGAGGCAGAAACTGTCGAACTAGCCGATCGCGAAATGAAGAATCGCTGGGGAATGCTGGCTTACATTCTATCAGGAATTAAACAGTTAAACAATTTAGAAAGATTTGAAGCGGAAATCGAAACCGAAGATAGAATTATCAGCCTTACTGCTGTGGCGGTGACAGTGGCGAATGCAGCGCCACCTACTTCCATTTTAGCTCAAGGCCCGGCAGGGATTATTTTTGATGACGGCTTGCTGGACGTAACGCTGGTGGCGCCTCAGAATAAAGCTGGGGCGATCGCAGCTTCTTATCACCTATTGCAAACAGCTTTGAGCGGCAATCCTACAGATCGCGACGACATCGGTTATTTGCGGGCAAAAAAAGTAACAATTAGTGCCGAGCCGCCTCAAAAAGTGGTTGTAGACGGCGAAATCATCGGCATGACTCCGGTTTGTATTGAGTGTGTTCCGGGGGGTTTAACTATTTTTGTACCGCGAGTTGAAGAAGAGCAAGCGGTGGAAAAACTCACCGGTTTAGCGGACATCGAAATTACATTGAAACCCGTAACTTAA